One part of the Haliotis asinina isolate JCU_RB_2024 chromosome 2, JCU_Hal_asi_v2, whole genome shotgun sequence genome encodes these proteins:
- the LOC137272259 gene encoding uncharacterized protein, translated as MYNNIQHDRWIVITTVAPPTPDVQYLAKIPGWKVVVIGDKKTPSNWSNANCIFLSFDHQQHLRYDTSKWIPMDSYSRKNIGYLFAIEHGAKIIYETDDDNKPVGQMANFIYGPVTAGLMYNGSHLFNPYRHFGQPTFWPRGYPLEHVTEKAAPNYNLHVWRSPLIQQGLVNGDPDMDAVFRLTRKKKHSILNVTFDVMAPNVILPKGSFAPFNAQNTLFLYDAFWALMIPVTVTFRVCDIWRAYWAQRLLWEIGGNLGFVAPSAFQKRNSHSYIKDAYEETDLYFKAEKLILYLLQWSCPEYNSLFDCALLLSDNMAENGFWGPEDVDLSKSWLSDLTKAGYQEPKRKSLSLSSFVKYVRQPDLFHLSTFNTSEKPLSVQYSALNEQPDKNNVTERRIYSAWNVVAKMSKMCPETNFRIPEFAHTGNYTQLDNILLVIVFNHPYYENVEMLETLYSLHFPQRLYCGPDFEAFQVQTAHLDNAPSFIQATVHKGSFSYKCATAAMYMQYHVSGYLIIGDDTLLNSWLMINTAFPKDKLWINKPHMNPLLRNEPYECCLLESTYSISALTKSLAELKSYDREYKEYRGFIKANSGHLDGFYKAWSDIVFVPASYVKRFLFLMNIFSKYQLFHELAYPTAFYGIEKAENIFNPPGTYLWGKDRSNVTMLFNSSELFLHPVKLANIRNDHERMHFYCETVFPLILL; from the exons ATGTACAACAACATCCAACATGATCGATGGATTGTCATTACCACGGTGGCGCCACCTACACCGGATGTCCAGTACCTTGCCAAGATACCCGGATGGAAAGTAGTGGTGATAGGGGACAAGAAAACCCCCAGCAACTGGTC GAATGCCAACTGTATCTTCCTCAGCTTTGATCATCAACAACACCTTAGATATGATACTTCCAAGTGGATACCTATGGATAGTTACTCACGGAAGAATATCGGGTACCTATTCGCTATTGAGCATGGTGCTAAAATCATATATGAGACTGACGACGACAACAAGCCAGTGGGTCAAATGGCAAATTTTATATATGGCCCTGTAACCGCTGGTTTGATGTATAATGGAAGTCATTTATTTAATCCATACAGACACTTTGGCCAGCCAACATTCTGGCCACGGGGATATCCTCTTGAGCACGTCACCGAGAAGGCAGCACCCAACTATAATCTGCATGTCTGGAGGTCACCTCTTATACAACAGGGACTTGTAAATGGTGACCCAGATATGGATGCTGTTTTCAGACTGACCCGTAAGAAGAAACATAGTATCCTGAATGTGACGTTTGACGTGATGGCACCAAACGTTATTCTTCCAAAGGGTTCCTTTGCGCCATTCAACGCCCAAAACACTTTATTTTTGTATGATGCATTCTGGGCCTTGATGATCCCAGTGACAGTGACGTTTCGTGTGTGTGACATCTGGAGAGCTTACTGGGCGCAGAGATTACTCTGGGAGATTGGAGGTAATCTAGGTTTCGTTGCTCCCAGTGCTTTCCAGAAACGAAATTCACATTCCTATATAAAGGATGCTTATGAGGAAACAGATCTATATTTCAAAGCGGAAAAACTTATACTATATTTGCTCCAATGGTCTTGTCCTGAGTATAACAGCCTCTTTGACTGCGCCCTGTTGTTGTCAGACAACATGGCAGAAAATGGCTTCTGGGGACCTGAAGATGTAGACTTGTCCAAATCGTGGCTATCTGATTTGACGAAAGCTGGGTACCAAGAACCCAAGAGAAAATCATTGTCTCTCTCCAGCTTTGTAAAATACGTACGTCAACCTGATTTGTTTCATCTTTCAACTTTCAATACATCGGAAAAACCATTAAGCGTTCAGTATTCTGCACTAAATGAACAACCAGATAAAAATAACGTGACAGAAAGGAGAATATATTCCGCTTGGAATGTCGTTGCCAAAATGAGCAAGATGTGTCCAGAAACGAACTTCAGAATCCCGGAATTCGCTCACACGGGTAATTATACGCAGCTTGACAACATCCTCCTGGTTATAGTATTCAACCATCCATATTATGAAAATGTAGAAATGCTGGAAACCTTGTACTCTTTACATTTTCCACAAAGACTTTATTGTGGTCCAGATTTTGAAGCATTTCAGGTCCAAACAGCACATCTTGATAATGCTCCTTCTTTCATTCAGGCAACTGTGCACAAGGGATCGTTTTCGTACAAGTGTGCCACTGCAGCTATGTATATGCAGTATCATGTGTCAGGGTATCTGATCATAGGAGATGACACGCTACTGAATTCATGGTTGATGATCAACACAGCATTTCCTAAGGACAAGCTCTGGATAAACAAACCCCACATGAATCCCCTACTTAGAAATGAACCATACGAATGTTGCTTATTGGAAAGTACATACAGTATTTCTGCACTCACAAAATCGTTAGCCGAGCTTAAGAGTTATGACAGAGAATATAAGGAATACAGGGGATTTATCAAAGCCAATTCGGGTCATCTGGACGGTTTCTATAAGGCATGGTCCGACATTGTGTTTGTGCCTGCATCCTATGTTAAAAGGTTTCTATTTCTTATGAACATcttctcaaaatatcagctGTTTCACGAACTCGCTTACCCAACCGCATTTTATGGAATTGAAAAAGCAGAGAATATATTTAACCCCCCTGGAACATACCTGTGGGGCAAAGACAGGAGCAATGTCACTATGCTTTTTAACTCAAGTGAATTGTTTCTTCACCCAGTAAAACTAGCAAATATAAGAAATGATCACGAACGAATGCATTTTTATTGTGAGACGGTCTTCCCTCTGATATTATTATAA